The nucleotide window AGGCGAGTTCCGCGAGAGAAGCACGACCTCCACACACGGCTTCGCTCCTGCCTCATTCAAAGCTAGAAGCCGCTCCACCACATCGAAGCCGGCGCCTTTGTCGATGATGACGTCTTCCCGATCAAGTTGCATGGCGGCGTAGGCGTGAACGCCTTGTTCCCGGAAGACGTTGTGCTCCTCCTCGAGATTGAACAGCGCCCGGGTCGAGACACCGACCCTCAAGGGTTCGGCGCGGAGCATGTCGACGGCGGCCTGTCGATTAGGGAGCATCCGATTATATCTCCAGTCTCGGGAGGTCACGGACGACCCGTAGCGTTTCCAGGCTTACGGTGATGACGCGAAGGAAGAGGTCCAGCGGGTAGCGCGGGTCGTGCATGGTCTCGTTGGCCCAGGCGTTGGCGTTCTTGACGAGATGGCTTTTCGTGTCCGTCTTCACACTCTGGCGTTCCATGACCCATTCGAGCGCGGGCTTGCCGTTCACCACATATTCATAGGCTTCGAGCGGAATGCCGGTGATGGTGATGTTGGCGTTGTAGATCACGGTGGATTTGTCGAGCGTGGGGCGCTTGCCCGCGAATTTCATCTGCTCCACCCGGTAGAAGCGTTCGGGATCGGAAGGCGGCCCGAGCGACGGGCCGCCGTGTGTGAAGATGACGGGGTAAGGTTCCACCTGCTCATAGTTCACATGCAAAGCGGCCAAAGCACGGCCAGCCTTAGAAAAAGCCCAGAAATCGGAGGCGGTTTTCACGCGGGGAATGCGCGGCAACTGTTTGGACAGGTTGTCAGCGAAACGGGCGCGATAATCCTCCGAATGAAGTAAGCCGTAGACATAATAGAACAGGTCTCTTTTGGTAATCGCCTCTTCGGGATAGGCGGCCTGAAAATGGGCCAGCCCTTCATCCGTGATACCGTCGCGGCGAACGAGTCGTGATTGAGACGGTTTCTCTTCAAAGAGGCTGCCTTGCGGATCGTTCATTGTCCATGCTCCGTTTCGTAGAGAAACATCGGGAAGCATTGGCTGCCGTCGATATCCACCATGTGGAGGCTCGGAAGAGCGCTGCACATCAGCACACTGAAGGCGGCTTTCTGCCCTCCGCCTGACGTGCAAATCACCAGATTTTTCTCTTGATCTTCTGTTAATTGGCGTGTATAATTCTGCTCTGCTCTGCTCTGCTCTGCTCTGCTCTGCTCTGCTCTGCTCTGCTCTGCTCTGCTGAGTCAATCTCATAAAGATACTCTGGAAAGCACTGCGTTCCGCCATCGCTTTGCAGTTCGGGGATGCATTTACTCATCAGCGCAAACTGACTGTTCTTGTGCGGCCGTTGCTTGATCATGATGACTTGATTTTCTGCCTCGGCCTTATCTATCGGGAAAATTCGGGGCATCTGATAGACGCGCTCGTTTAGGCGGCGGCTAAAATACAGCCATTGTCGCGAAAACGGGCGGTAAATCGCCGGAACGAGGCAGTCCTCGAATTGCAGTTCTCTGTCTCGGGCCAATTCCTGTTTGAGATTGTGCGTCCAACTGATTTTTGTTGGATCGGTGTCGATAAATTTGTCAATCGCCGCCTCGCGCGCCTTCCTGGGAAGATCGGGAAAAGCCGCATTGAACCGCGCTCGTTCATGTTCATAAAAGCCGATCATCTCTCGCATGTTCCGGGCCAGCGTATCGCGGGATGGATCCCAGCACCAAACATCGCGATTGGTCACAACGCCAAGAGAGAAATTCTCGAATAGTGGTGTGCTTTCGCCCTTTTTTGCACCCAGTGGGATGAAGTTGGCAAAGTTATCGTCGCGCTGGCGGAGCCAGTCGCCATGCGCGTCCGGCGTGATTTTGGTCCAAAGACCGGCGTCGCGGATGCCCCGGATGCTCCCGAATTCCATCACGCGCGCCAGCTTTTGCTCCCGCGTGAGATAGTCGCCGATATCGTGGAACAGGATTTCGCCCTGTTTTGCGCTTTCCGGGTTTTTGACGAGGATGGAGATAGCGATCGGCGCGCGGCTGCCTGCGCCGAAAATCTTACCACCCTCACGGCGAGAAGTTTCGCCTGCCGTGCGCTGATTGCCTCGCAGGTGGAAGATGTGAAGGGAGGAGAACTCCTCCGCAAGGCATTTCCGCAATCCGTCCGCCGTATTCGCGTCCAGAAATCCGGCATTGGTAACGAAGCCGATCACGCCGCGATCGCGAATCCGGTCGCTTGCCCAGCGGATGGAGCGAACATAACTGTCATAAAGCCCTTTTGCGAGCATCGCATTGGACCTTGCCGCGTAAGTGTTCCTGATACGCTGGTCCAATGCGGGATATTCGACGTTGTCGTTATTGTCGTTTTCGCTCTTTTGTCCGACTGAATAGGGTGGATTACCCATGATGACGCGGATATCGAGCGTCTGCTGATGCCGCACGCGGGCGTTGTTGTCCGCCAGAAGCCGTGAGGCGAGGTCGTGACCCTCGTTGAGGCGGAACGTATCAGTCAGACAGATACCCTCAAAAGGCATGTAGTCGCCCTTCATCAGGTCATGATACGCAGCCTCGATATTGATGGCGGCAATGTAGTAAGCGAGCAGGACGATCTCATTGGCGTGAATCTCATGCCGGTATTTATGCGCCAGTTCGTCTTTCGTGATGAAGCCGCTCTGGAGCAATCGCGTGATGAAGGTTCCGGTGCCCGTGAACGGGTCGAGGATATGCACGCCGGGACTGCCGAGCGTCTGGTCGAATTCGTCCTCCAGCACGTCATTGACCGAGCGGATGATGAAATCGACCACCTCCACGGGCGTATAGACGATGCCGAGCCGCTCGGTCATTTTCGGGAAGGCGGAGCGGAAGAAGCGGTCGTAGAGCTCCACCATGATCTTCTGGCGGCCATAGGCAGTGTCGATCCCCTCGGCCCGCTCGTGGACGCTGCGATAGAAGGCGTCCAGCGTGTCGGTCTCCTTGCCGAGACTGTGCTCGTCCAACACGTCCAGCACGCGGCTGAGTGCTTTGGAGATCGGGTTGTCGGCGGCGAAGCTGTGGCCTGCGAACAGCGCCTCGAAGACCGGGCGGGTGATGAGATGCTGGGCCAGCATCTCGATGATCTCGCCGTCCGTGACGCTGTCGTTCAGATCGGCGCGCAATTCGGCGGCGAAACGGGAGAACGCCTCGTGGGATTTGGTGTTTTCGGGGTTGTCGAGGATGGTTTCGATGCGGGCGATATGGGTACCCGCGATCTTGGCTATGTCGTTCGCCCAGTCTTCCCAATGATGGCGGTTGCCGACCTTTTTAACGATACGTGCATAGATCGCGCGTTCGATCTCGCCGATCTGGAGCTGAAGCTCCTCCTGGCCGTCATCGCCGTCCGGCCCCCGTACCGTGCCAATCCCGTACGTCTTGCGGGCACGGGAGGTGAGACCGGTCGAGGAGGCGATCGTCCGTTGCGTGATCTTGTGCGTGATCGCGATGACTTCCATACGCGACGTATCGGGCTGCTCCCGAAGATCCATTTTGTTGACCATCGCGTCGAAGCGGTCGTCATGCGAGCGCAGGGCCTGAAGCACCTCCCAGACGACGCGGTAGGTCTGGTTGTCGTCCAGCGCCTCGTGCGGTTCCTTTCCGGCGGGGATGACGACTGGCAGTACGACATAGCCGCGCGTCTTGCCGAGGGCCGCGCGCATCACGCGACCGACTGACTGCACGACATCCACCTGAGAATTGCGCGGAGTCAGGAAGAGGACCGCGTCGAGGGCGGGTACGTCCACGCCCTCGGATAAGCAGCGAACATTGGAGAGGATGCGGCAGGTCTGCTCGGGAGCCTCTTCCTTGAGCCAGGCGAGCTTTGCTTCCTTCTCGGAGGCGTTCATGCCGCCATCCACATGCTCGGCCTCGCAGGTGAGGCGGGCTTGGGGCTCGATATCCTCCTGTTTCTGGTATTCCTCCACGACCTGTTGGAACATCTCGGCGATGCGGATGGAACTGACCTTGTGCTTCTTGCCGCGATACTCGGGCGCAATGACCTGACAGAAGGCGACGGCGCGCTTCATTGGAGCGGGGTCGTTCACGCCATCCTGCGAGAGTCCGATCTTGGCCAGCGCCTTCCAGCAGCCGACAATCTTCGCCGCATCGTCGACTTTCAGCCCGTTGCCTGAATCATCGAGCAGCTTCTGGAGTGTCGCGCTGATGGCCTTTTCCTCAACCGCGAGGACGATGACCTTGTAATCGACGAGCAGCTTGCGTCGCACGGCTTCGGAGAAAGTGATAACGTGAAGATCGTGGCCATAGATCGCTTCGTCATTCATGGAGCAGACGAGTGCGCCTTCCTTTCCGGCCTTCTCTTTCGCCACGTCGCCATAGATGCGCGGCGTGGCAGTCATGTAGAGGCGGCGGCGGGCGTGGAGATAATCCTGATCGTGAACGCGGACGAATGCGCTGCCGTCGCCATCACCGGGGAACGTCACGCCGGTCGTCCGGTGCGCTTCGTCGCAAATCACGAGATCGAAGTCCGGCATCCCGTATGCGTCTTGCGCGCGGGCGATGACGTCGATCGAGTGATAGGTGGAAAAGACGACGCTCATGTGGCTGTCGTCGTGCCGTTTGCTGAACTCCTCCGCCAGCCGCGCGGCGCTGGTCGTCGCCGGGTAGCGCAGCTCGTGCGTCTTGATCTTGATCTCGTCGTCATCGGCGCTTTTCTTGCCGACGTCGCTGTCCGAGCAGACGGCGAAACTGTGCAGCGGAGTCCGGCTCTCCTGCGTCCATTCCGTCAGGGTCTGGGACAGCAGTGACAGGCTGGGGACGAGGAACAACACTCGCCCGCCGCGTCCGGCCTGTGCTTCGGTGATCTTCAGGCTGGTGAAGGTCTTGCCGGTGCCGCAGGCCATGATGAGCTTCCCGCGTTCCTGCGTTTCGAACCCACGTAGAACGCGCTCGATGGCGGTTTTCTGATGCGGGCGTGGCGTCTTACGCGGGCGCAACGCGGGAGGCGTCTTCGGCTGGTAGCGTGTCCAGTCGATCAGGCTGCTGTCGAGATCGAACAGGTCGATCTTGCTGACCGGAGGATTTTGGTTGTCGAGTGAGGCTTCGGCGTTCTCTGTCCAGTGGTTCGTACTGGCGATGATGAGGCGGCGAGTGAAGTGGGTCTTGCCCGAGGCTGTGAAGAAGCTGTCGATATCCTTCTTAGCGATGACGTGATCGGCGGCATAGAGCTTGCACTGGATGGCGTGGAATTCGCCTGTGCCGCGTGTTCGGGCGACGAGGTCGATCCCCGTGTCCTTGCTGGTCAGACCCAGGTCGGTAGCCCATTCGCCGTAGGTCCAGACGCCGTCATAGAGGTCGGCATAGCTGGGCTCGGTCCGCAGATAGCAGACCGTCAGCTCCTCGAAATAGGTGCCCTTTTCGCGCTCGGTGACGGCAGCATTACGGAACGTGTCGAGTAGAGTGGTGAGAGCGGACATCAGACAACCGGATCAGCGCGTTACAATCTCGTTTCATCTTGCTCTCTAGCAGGAGCAGAGGCAAGCAATTGACAAGCATAACACTTGACCAACGGCACTGGGTCTGCGGACCTGTCGCGCACCATCATTACGCGGACTGGATATGATGGAGGGTTACGAATTCAAGTAATGTGGCACAAGTTCCGGACGCGAAGCGACTACGAATTCGGGCAGTCCGATGTCTGCTTCCAAGAACCGCAAACGACGGTTGATCGACCAGTGTGAGACGTAAGTGGACATAGTTGTATGTTTGATGCAAAAAAAATTCCCTTTGACAAGGATCGAGGCGATCAGGATGAGATTAGGCGCAAGCAGAAAAAAGTCTGTCGAAGCATATATTTAAAGCCATTTTGTTCTCAACTTGCGATTGTCGCAAGTTGAGCAGCAATCCTGCCCCCGCAACCACTTGCAATTTCTGAGACCCCGCTAAATCAAAGGCTTAACGGCGCTTTGCTTTGTGTAAATTGAGGTCATCTTCTGCGGAACTGTTTAATTTCAGAGCTTTAGAGAAAGTGGGTTCAAATCGGGGATGTCATAGCTCGCAACCACTTGCGATTAGCGGTGACGCAGTTGAAGGTTTACGCTGGGATGTAATACCACCGGTTATAGGGACTGACCTGTGTGAGCCCACTTTCTGAGACCGATGGATCGGATGGTGTCAGGCAGGGCGGCAAGATTGTTCCAGGCGGAACAGGCGGCGTCGATGATGTGATCGACGCCGTCGAAGACGGTGTTGGAGAGCCAGTTGGCGCGTAGGAACTGCCAGATATTCTCGACCGGGTTCAGTTCGGGAGCGCGGGACGGCAGGAAGATCAGGCTGATATTGCGGGGCAGCTTCAGCTTGTCGGTGGTATGCCATCCTGCGCGATCAAGCAGCACGACGGCGTGGGCGCCGCGGGCGCCGCAGCTTGAGATTCCCTCGATATGCAATTGCATGCTGGCGGTACCGATGAACGGTAGCGTCAGGCCGTCG belongs to Acetobacter sp. and includes:
- a CDS encoding type ISP restriction/modification enzyme; its protein translation is MNDPQGSLFEEKPSQSRLVRRDGITDEGLAHFQAAYPEEAITKRDLFYYVYGLLHSEDYRARFADNLSKQLPRIPRVKTASDFWAFSKAGRALAALHVNYEQVEPYPVIFTHGGPSLGPPSDPERFYRVEQMKFAGKRPTLDKSTVIYNANITITGIPLEAYEYVVNGKPALEWVMERQSVKTDTKSHLVKNANAWANETMHDPRYPLDLFLRVITVSLETLRVVRDLPRLEI
- a CDS encoding type ISP restriction/modification enzyme, with the translated sequence MICTSGGGQKAAFSVLMCSALPSLHMVDIDGSQCFPMFLYETEHGQ
- a CDS encoding DEAD/DEAH box helicase, with product MSALTTLLDTFRNAAVTEREKGTYFEELTVCYLRTEPSYADLYDGVWTYGEWATDLGLTSKDTGIDLVARTRGTGEFHAIQCKLYAADHVIAKKDIDSFFTASGKTHFTRRLIIASTNHWTENAEASLDNQNPPVSKIDLFDLDSSLIDWTRYQPKTPPALRPRKTPRPHQKTAIERVLRGFETQERGKLIMACGTGKTFTSLKITEAQAGRGGRVLFLVPSLSLLSQTLTEWTQESRTPLHSFAVCSDSDVGKKSADDDEIKIKTHELRYPATTSAARLAEEFSKRHDDSHMSVVFSTYHSIDVIARAQDAYGMPDFDLVICDEAHRTTGVTFPGDGDGSAFVRVHDQDYLHARRRLYMTATPRIYGDVAKEKAGKEGALVCSMNDEAIYGHDLHVITFSEAVRRKLLVDYKVIVLAVEEKAISATLQKLLDDSGNGLKVDDAAKIVGCWKALAKIGLSQDGVNDPAPMKRAVAFCQVIAPEYRGKKHKVSSIRIAEMFQQVVEEYQKQEDIEPQARLTCEAEHVDGGMNASEKEAKLAWLKEEAPEQTCRILSNVRCLSEGVDVPALDAVLFLTPRNSQVDVVQSVGRVMRAALGKTRGYVVLPVVIPAGKEPHEALDDNQTYRVVWEVLQALRSHDDRFDAMVNKMDLREQPDTSRMEVIAITHKITQRTIASSTGLTSRARKTYGIGTVRGPDGDDGQEELQLQIGEIERAIYARIVKKVGNRHHWEDWANDIAKIAGTHIARIETILDNPENTKSHEAFSRFAAELRADLNDSVTDGEIIEMLAQHLITRPVFEALFAGHSFAADNPISKALSRVLDVLDEHSLGKETDTLDAFYRSVHERAEGIDTAYGRQKIMVELYDRFFRSAFPKMTERLGIVYTPVEVVDFIIRSVNDVLEDEFDQTLGSPGVHILDPFTGTGTFITRLLQSGFITKDELAHKYRHEIHANEIVLLAYYIAAINIEAAYHDLMKGDYMPFEGICLTDTFRLNEGHDLASRLLADNNARVRHQQTLDIRVIMGNPPYSVGQKSENDNNDNVEYPALDQRIRNTYAARSNAMLAKGLYDSYVRSIRWASDRIRDRGVIGFVTNAGFLDANTADGLRKCLAEEFSSLHIFHLRGNQRTAGETSRREGGKIFGAGSRAPIAISILVKNPESAKQGEILFHDIGDYLTREQKLARVMEFGSIRGIRDAGLWTKITPDAHGDWLRQRDDNFANFIPLGAKKGESTPLFENFSLGVVTNRDVWCWDPSRDTLARNMREMIGFYEHERARFNAAFPDLPRKAREAAIDKFIDTDPTKISWTHNLKQELARDRELQFEDCLVPAIYRPFSRQWLYFSRRLNERVYQMPRIFPIDKAEAENQVIMIKQRPHKNSQFALMSKCIPELQSDGGTQCFPEYLYEIDSAEQSRAEQSRAEQSRAEQSRIIHAN